Genomic DNA from Danio rerio strain Tuebingen ecotype United States chromosome 5, GRCz12tu, whole genome shotgun sequence:
tatATAATCCATCATTGTTTTGATTTTGAGAGCTTAATTAAGTAGTCACACCACCCCGAACCACCATAATTCGCACCCTGAGTCTGTTTTTCTCACTGATTTGTTGTTTTTTGAATCTATAAATACCCCTGTGATCATTTTCATCACGCATCGAAAGTTGGCAGACCACATCCATGACATTGTACCAACCCAACATCATCAAAACAATAGCCTTTTGGATTCGAATTCATCTGTGCCTAAATCAATTTCCTAAACACGTTTACATCACAAACAAGCTGTCTTTTACTTTGGCACAACGTGGGTCAAATATATGATAGGCTTTAAAGGTACGGCGTCATACTGATATCTTCTTTGATTGCCTCAGAGCGCGCTTGATGAGTATTTCGCCCGTGTGATGAGGTAAAGCACGATGTCTTGATGTCCACCAAACGCTGCTATGTGCAGGGCGCTCCATCCATCCCTGTTGGCTAGACGGGTGTCCGCGCCGAACTTGACCAGCAGCTTTACTAACTCCAAGTTGCCGTCTATCACGGACTGGTGCAGCGCCGTCTGTCCCTCGGGTCCGAAAGAATTGACGTTAAATTCACAGTTTGTCATGTTTTGCAGGAGAGAGTGGAGCTCCTTAGTGTTGCCCTTCCTGAGCGCTTCCTGAAACACTCTTTGACGCGCAGAGCAGGTCATGTCCGCCTGACTCATGATTTCAGCAGGTTGACCAAACGTTTCTGAAGGAGGAAAATAAGCCAGGTCTTCTTACTCCGAAAGAACTGACAGGAAAGTTTAAACTCCCAAATTACCTTCTGTTACGTTCCGCTTTATATTAatatacactctcatacactcctGGGAATTTTAGTAGACTAGTCCATACTGCATGTGGCGCTCCGATACCTAAAAGAAAAGCGATTATTTGATTTTTGCACTAAAAATGTTTCGCTAAAACAATGTAGGAGTCGGCGGAATAAGTTCTTTACCTCTGCGGTTCCCACGAGCGGGTATTGAGCGGCTGCTGGTCCGCGCGCTGAGCTCTGACTGTCGGCTGTGTGCGGTGAGATTCCGCCTATCGCGGCTCATCTGAATAACAAAAGCCCGTCATGAAGTTGGTTTTTCGGGGGCGGAGATTGTGCTCATTTCATAGGCTGTGCTTTATCAGACTGCACTGAAATGTTCCTTATATACACAAAGGCGAGAAGCAGAAATGGATTCTGCAACTAGTTCAACACTATATGTTGGATAAGGCGTTAAAGTCTTTGAGATCATTGAGTTTCCAAGTGACATTTTTAGCATTAATTTTGAACGTTAGACTAAAAAtatgtcatctatctatctatctatctatctatctatctatctatctatctatctatctatctatctatctatct
This window encodes:
- the nrarpb gene encoding notch-regulated ankyrin repeat-containing protein B isoform X1 — its product is MRVYINIKRNVTEETFGQPAEIMSQADMTCSARQRVFQEALRKGNTKELHSLLQNMTNCEFNVNSFGPEGQTALHQSVIDGNLELVKLLVKFGADTRLANRDGWSALHIAAFGGHQDIVLYLITRAKYSSSAL
- the nrarpb gene encoding notch-regulated ankyrin repeat-containing protein B, whose amino-acid sequence is MSQADMTCSARQRVFQEALRKGNTKELHSLLQNMTNCEFNVNSFGPEGQTALHQSVIDGNLELVKLLVKFGADTRLANRDGWSALHIAAFGGHQDIVLYLITRAKYSSSAL